TTATTTTGTTTAATTGAAAATTTTTCTTTTTAAAATTTTATTTTAATACAAGTATATTTAGTGTCTAGAAAAAATTACATATATAATCCCAAACCATTTTTTAATCCATCTAAAAATGAAAAAAAAAGATCTGCGTTTATTTGTTATGCAATGAAAAAGGCATCAGAAATAGATGTTGCTAGAAGTAAATTAAATTACACTTTGCTACCTGTAGATCCTAAAACTGGTAATGTTTTAATTCGATTTAGACGATTAAATGAACATCGCGCATGTGCTATGAGAGCTATAGTACTTGCTATGTTATATTATTGTGATATTAATTCTAAATTAGTTGAAGCTTCTATTGAAAAATTAGCAGATGAATGTGGATTATCTACTTTTTCAGAATCTGGAAACAAATCTATTACTCGTGCTTCTCGTCTTATAAGTGATTTTTTAGAACCGAT
Above is a window of Buchnera aphidicola str. Ua (Uroleucon ambrosiae) DNA encoding:
- the repA gene encoding plasmid replication initiator RepA, whose protein sequence is MSRKNYIYNPKPFFNPSKNEKKRSAFICYAMKKASEIDVARSKLNYTLLPVDPKTGNVLIRFRRLNEHRACAMRAIVLAMLYYCDINSKLVEASIEKLADECGLSTFSESGNKSITRASRLISDFLEPMGFVKSKKTNNKIISNYASKKIFLTPMFFTLCNISEKKINYFLSKQKNVSQNIEDQKIFLSFSDIKLISKLDEKTARKKILNALINYYTASELTKIGPKGLKKKIDIEYSNLCKLYKQK